In Rhodovulum sulfidophilum DSM 1374, the following are encoded in one genomic region:
- the puhE gene encoding putative photosynthetic complex assembly protein PuhE: protein MIATAWFAALAAFFIWWFSTGAILIVVRRAEHRGRLAHLRATVMALPLLGGGVWLFEVTRHVETVATAYLAFLSAIAIWGWVELAFLTGVITGPNTTRCHPHARGWERFMRAYGTIAYHETLLVVILFAMLVTSHGSANGVGVWTFIVLFFARISAKLNLFLGVPKINIEFLPTPLSHLPSHFKISRLNWLFPISISALTFAVACFMERLFAVGAPHDKVGFGLLTTITALALLEHWLMVLPLPDERLWRWMLPERKASAEKDKIPSNDLSRT, encoded by the coding sequence TTGATCGCAACGGCGTGGTTCGCGGCACTGGCCGCCTTCTTCATCTGGTGGTTCTCGACCGGGGCAATCCTGATCGTCGTGCGCCGCGCCGAACATCGCGGCCGCCTTGCGCATCTTCGGGCCACGGTCATGGCCCTGCCGCTTCTGGGCGGCGGGGTGTGGCTGTTCGAGGTGACCCGCCATGTCGAGACCGTGGCGACCGCCTATCTGGCCTTTCTCTCGGCCATCGCGATCTGGGGCTGGGTCGAACTGGCCTTCCTGACCGGTGTCATCACCGGGCCGAACACGACCCGCTGTCACCCGCATGCGCGCGGCTGGGAGAGGTTCATGCGGGCCTATGGCACCATCGCCTATCACGAGACGCTGCTGGTGGTGATCCTGTTCGCGATGCTGGTCACCAGCCACGGTTCGGCCAACGGGGTCGGGGTCTGGACCTTCATCGTCCTGTTCTTCGCCCGGATCTCGGCCAAGCTGAACCTGTTTCTCGGCGTGCCCAAGATCAATATCGAGTTCCTGCCGACGCCGCTTTCGCATCTGCCCAGCCATTTCAAGATCTCGCGGCTGAACTGGCTGTTCCCGATTTCGATCTCGGCGCTGACCTTTGCGGTGGCCTGTTTCATGGAGCGGCTTTTCGCGGTCGGCGCGCCGCATGACAAGGTGGGCTTCGGGCTTCTGACCACGATCACCGCGCTGGCGCTGCTGGAGCACTGGCTGATGGTGCTGCCGCTGCCCGATGAACGGCTCTGGCGCTGGATGCTGCCCGAGCGGAAGGCAAGCGCCGAGAAGGACAAGATCCCGTCCAACGACCTGAGCAGGACCTGA
- a CDS encoding c-type cytochrome, translating into MISKFAIAATAAAMIAGPALALDVTGDAAAGEKVFNKVCQTCHVVKNDAGEVVAGRNAKVGPNLFQMPGRHAAAIDGFRYSKLMKEAGEKGLVWTEEELVKYVPNPTEFLRNYTEDPKGRGLMTNQRVKEQEIRDVFAYIASFGIHE; encoded by the coding sequence ATGATTTCTAAATTCGCCATCGCCGCCACCGCCGCGGCCATGATTGCCGGTCCGGCGCTTGCCCTCGATGTGACGGGCGATGCGGCTGCGGGCGAGAAGGTCTTCAACAAGGTCTGCCAGACCTGCCATGTGGTCAAGAACGACGCGGGCGAGGTGGTTGCCGGTCGCAATGCCAAGGTCGGCCCGAACCTGTTCCAGATGCCCGGTCGCCATGCCGCCGCCATCGATGGCTTCCGCTATTCCAAGCTGATGAAGGAAGCCGGCGAGAAGGGTCTGGTCTGGACCGAGGAAGAGCTGGTCAAATACGTGCCGAACCCGACCGAGTTCCTGCGCAATTACACCGAAGATCCGAAGGGTCGCGGGCTGATGACCAATCAGCGCGTGAAGGAACAGGAAATCCGCGACGTCTTCGCCTATATCGCGAGCTTCGGCATCCACGAATAA